One genomic segment of Helianthus annuus cultivar XRQ/B chromosome 14, HanXRQr2.0-SUNRISE, whole genome shotgun sequence includes these proteins:
- the LOC110885023 gene encoding 15-cis-zeta-carotene isomerase, chloroplastic has protein sequence MATSILLSSSVSPIPQIPERPKFIFPTPKLNRTVTPINSYSSRGFLKSTQLLPTNCSTKCRRVFVLGENDTSVSKDVQVGEDSASFDLAKQKISSWIYFGGVLGVVLFILDVVWLDNSTGFGKVFIDSVSSVSDSPEVVMFLLTLIFAVVHSGLASLRDPGEKLIGERAFRVLFAGTSLPLAVSTIVYFINHRYDGVQLWQLQSVPWLHYLLWVTNFVSFLFLYPSTFNLLEVAAVDKPKMHLWESGIMRITRHPQLVGQVMWCIAHTIWIGNSVAVAASAGLIGHHLFGAWNGDRRLKIRYGEAFDIVKSRTSVVPFAAILDGRQKLPKDYYKEFIRLPYLAITGLTVGAYLAHPLMQAASFRLHW, from the exons ATGGCCACCTCAATTCTCCTCTCGAGTTCCGTCTCCCCCATTCCCCAAATTCCAGAACGCCCCAAATTCATCTTCCCCACACCCAAACTCAATCGTACAGTAACACCCATCAACAGTTATTCAAGCAGAGGTTTTTTAAAGAGCACCCAATTATTGCCCACCAACTGTTCGACGAAATGCCGCAGAGTGTTTGTTCTCGGAGAAAACGATACAAGTGTTTCCAAAGATGTTCAGGTGGGTGAGGACTCTGCAAGTTTTGATTTGGCGAAGCAAAAGATTAGTTCTTGGATATATTTTGGTGGGGTTTTGGGGGTTGTGCTGTTTATTCTTGATGTTGTTTGGCTTGATAATTCTACTGGATTTGGTAAAGTTTTCATCGATTCTGTTTCGAGTGTTTCGGATAGCCCTGAG GTTGTGATGTTCCTCCTTACACTTATTTTTGCCGTTGTACATAGTGGGTTGGCTAGTCTTAGAGATCCCGGTGAAAAACTCATCGGAGAGCGTGCTTTTCGTGTGCTATTTGCTGGAACATCTCTTCCTCTCGCCGTTAGTACAATT GTGTATTTCATCAACCATAGATACGACGGCGTTCAGTTATGGCAGCTGCAAAGTGTTCCATGGTTACACTATCTATTGTGGGTCACTAATTTCGTATCATTCTTATTTCTCTATCCATCGACTTTTAACTTATTAGAGGTAGCTGCTGTCGATAAACCTAAGATGCATCTTTGGGAAAGTGGTATCATGAGAATCACCAGGCATCCACAG CTGGTAGGACAGGTGATGTGGTGCATCGCTCACACAATATGGATCGGGAACTCTGTGGCTGTAGCTGCATCGGCTGGGCTAATCGGGCATCATCTGTTTGGTGCATGGAATGGAGATAGGAGGCTGAAAATTAGATACGGTGAAGCTTTTGACATTGTGAAAAGTCGAACAAGTGTGGTCCCATTTGCAGCTATCCTCGATGGGCGTCAAAAGTTGCCAAAAGATTATTACAAGGAGTTTATAAGGTTACCATATCTAGCTATTACTGGTTTGACTGTTGGAGCTTATCTTGCTCATCCACTCATGCAGGCTGCTAGTTTCCGGCTTCATTGGTAG
- the LOC110881630 gene encoding leucine-rich repeat receptor protein kinase MSP1 has product MKYCDYCGSFENDCICGHNSIRSDWSWVSDDDDTNILFFCFVHLCFSDDTTSLIALRNSLLERKDVVSTWFGSTMRPCNWTGIRKLPPTIGQLKDLTELSVYSNSFSGSLPYQIGNLEKLQSLDLGLNLFSGSLPSEIGNLKMLLVLDLSTNSFTGCIPETIGALTNVQVFNLQNCKFTGNIPAEITKMTSLTALNIAHNSFDGGLPSSFGELANLAYFFAQSVGLSGLIPPSMGNCKKLRILNLSFNKLSGPLPDSLANLESINSLLLTSNSLSGRLPEWFSNWKCVVSISLSDNLFTGPLLPLNIPSLMILELESNKLSGELPAGICENNALGMLSLSKNELNGTLGSNFKNCSILTDLGLSGNNFYGEIPAYLGELPLVTLELSKNRFSGTIPTELWESKTLMEIFLGDNLLQGHIPDAIAKASTLQRLMLDNNLFEGPIPTSIGQLKNLTNLSLHGNKLTGNIPLELFSCLKLVSLDLGSNKLIGHIPKLISQMELLVMSNNQLSGPIPNEICSCFQKVALPDSEFTQHYGMFDLSNNRLSGPIPTSIKNCVIVTKLILSRNQLDGPIPYEISGLSNLTSLDLSFNRLTGPILPQFFSMRNLQGLIVSHNQINGSIPYNFGSMMPSLVKLDLSNNCFTGSLPSSMFSINNLEYLDVSMNHFSGQLLFDHGNSTSLFSLNASNNHFSGALDPSISNLIALTILDIHNNIINGSVPSLADLVALTYLDLSRNNFQNSFPCSICEIKGLSFVSFYGNKFIGPVPDSCSKPNSCSPRLPFPSEHTYKSAHNLTHASVWGISLGATFVFMVLCIALMRRKMFKPEAAVLERGKGKIPPIDTNLKWGHLTK; this is encoded by the exons ATGAAGTATTGTGATTATTGTGGTTCGTTTGAGAATGATTGTATATGCGGTCACAACTCGATCCGTTCCGActggtcctgggtttccgatgacgatgataccaacataCTATTCTTCTGTTTCGTGCACTTGTGTTTTTCCGATGACACAACATCATTAATTGCGCTTAGAAACTCGCTTCTCGAAAGAAAAGACGTTGTTTCCACCTGGTTTGGTTCAACGATGCGTCCATGTAACTGGACTGGCATAAG GAAATTACCACCGACGATCGGTCAGCTCAAGGACCTGACTGAACTCTCCGTTTATTCAAATTCATTTTCGGGCAGTCTTCCATATCAGATTGGGAACCTAGAGAAGCTACAGTCTCTTGATCTCGGTCTCAATTTATTCTCTGGATCTCTTCCTTCAGAAATTGGGAATTTGAAGATGCTTTTGGTTCTTGATCTCTCTACTAACTCCTTCACGGGCTGTATACCGGAAACCATTGGTGCTCTTACAAATGTCCAAGTTTTCAACCTCCAGAATTGCAAGTTTACCGGAAACATCCCTGCTGAGATTACAAAAATGACTAGCTTAACCGCATTGAACATAGCACATAACTCTTTCGACGGTGGATTGCCTTCTAGCTTTGGTGAGCTGGCAAACCTTGCGTACTTTTTTGCCCAAAGTGTAGGACTAAGCGGGCTAATCCCGCCATCAATGGGAAACTGCAAGAAGTTGAGGATACTAAATCTTTCCTTCAACAAATTATCCGGCCCGTTACCTGATAGTCTTGCTAATCTTGAATCAATAAACTCGCTTCTTCTTACTTCAAACAGCCTGTCTGGCCGGTTGCCAGAGTGGTTTTCCAACTGGAAATGTGTAGTATCCATATCGTTGTCAGATAACCTCTTTACCGGACCTCTGCTACCGCTCAACATCCCATCCCTGATGATACTTGAACTCGAATCCAACAAGCTTTCTGGTGAATTGCCTGCTGGAATTTGTGAAAACAATGCATTAGGGATGTTATCTTTATCTAAAAATGAGCTCAATGGCACCTTAGGCAGCAATTTCAAGAATTGTTCTATTCTTACGGATCTGGGGTTATCCGGAAACAACTTCTATGGTGAAATACCTGCTTACTTAGGAGAACTTCCATTGGTAACATTGGAGTTATCGAAAAATCGATTTTCCGGAACAATTCCAACCGAGCTATGGGAGTCTAAAACCCTGATGGAGATCTTTCTCGGTGATAACTTGCTTCAAGGTCATATTCCGGATGCAATTGCAAAGGCTTCGACACTTCAAAGGCTGATGTTGGATAATAATCTCTTTGAAGGACCTATTCCAACCTCAATTGGCCAACTCAAAAATTTGACCAATTTGTCACTTCATGGTAACAAGTTGACTGGTAATATCCCATTGGAGCTTTTCAGCTGCTTAAAACTGGTCTCTTTGGATCTTGGTTCCAACAAACTTATAGGTCATATACCAAAGTTGATATCTCAAATGGAATTGCTTGTTATGTCCAACAACCAACTCTCGGGTCCTATACCAAATGAGATCTGTTCGTGTTTTCAGAAAGTTGCGCTACCCGATTCTGAATTTACCCAGCACTATGGTATGTTTGATCTTTCCAACAACAGGCTTTCCGGGCCCATTCCAACTTCAATCAAGAACTGTGTCATTGTGACAAAGCTTATACTATCAAGGAACCAACTTGATGGGCCTATTCCTTATGAAATATCTGGATTATCCAACTTAACTTCACTTGATCTGTCATTTAATCGTCTTACCGGCCCGATTCTTCCTCAGTTCTTCTCCATGAGAAATCTTCAGGGCTTGATAGTTTCACATAACCAGATAAATGGCTCGATCCCGTATAATTTTGGATCAATGATGCCAAGTTTAGTTAAACTAGACTTGTCAAACAACTGTTTCACTGGCTCTTTGCCTTCATCTATGTTTAGTATCAATAATCTAGAATACCTGGATGTTAGCATGAACCATTTTTCTGGTCAACTCTTGTTTGACCATGGCAACAGCACCTCTCTATTTTCCTTAAATGCCAGCAATAACCATTTTTCTGGTGCTCTTGATCCCTCTATATCCAATCTGATAGCCCTAACCATTTTAGATATTCACAACAACATCATCAATGGTAGTGTGCCTTCTCTTGCCGACCTTGTTGCTTTGACTTATCTTGACCTTTCAAGAAACAATTTTCAGAATTCTTTCCCATGCAGCATTTGTGAAATAAAAGGGTTATCATTTGTCAGTTTCTATGGCAACAAATTCATTGGCCCGGTCCCTGATTCTTGCAGTAAACCAAACTCATGCAGCCCCCGTCTTCCATTTCCTTCCGAACACACCTACAAGTCAGCACACAACTTAACTCATGCTTCTGTCTGGGGGATATCACTTGGCGCCACATTCGTTTTCATGGTCTTGTGCATCGCGCTTATGAGACGAAAAATGTTCAAACCAGAAGCTGCAGTTCTTGAGAGGGGAAAAGGGAAGATTCCACCGATCGATACAAATTTAAAATGGGGGCACTTGACAAAGTAG